The proteins below come from a single Rosa rugosa chromosome 2, drRosRugo1.1, whole genome shotgun sequence genomic window:
- the LOC133730245 gene encoding heavy metal-associated isoprenylated plant protein 47-like: MVQKKIVMKVQMSSEKCRTKALKIAAVAKGVSKVSIEPEKDQVEVIGIGIDSMTLTMTMRKKVGHADILSIEEVKAEEKKPDGSIPITCTTSYSYAHYPRYPTHYHVVREEPTTCSIM; the protein is encoded by the exons ATGGTACAGAAAAAGATAGTTATGAAGGTGCAAATGAGCTCTGAGAAATGCAGAACCAAGGCCTTGAAGATTGCCGCAGTGGCCAAAG GCGTGAGCAAAGTGTCGATAGAACCGGAGAAAGATCAGGTGGAAGTGATCGGAATCGGGATTGACTCCATGACCTTGACCATGACGATGAGGAAGAAGGTTGGGCATGCAGACATACTGAgtattgaagaagtgaaagcCGAGGAGAAAAAGCCTGATGGGTCAATTCCAATTACTTGCACAACAAGCTATAGTTATGCTCACTATCCGCGATATCCCACGCACTATCATGTGGTTCGTGAGGAACCAACCACTTGCTCCATTATGTAA